From Erigeron canadensis isolate Cc75 chromosome 5, C_canadensis_v1, whole genome shotgun sequence:
CACTGCCTCCCGTCAAACCACCTGTCACGAAGGATACCTCAGCTCGGAGTGTGTCTTGGTAACGTTTTAAGCATAATATCCAATTTTGAGGGGGGTAAAATGGGCAGGCTTGGTAGTTGCTCCTAATGGATTAGGTTGGAATTGACATATCCCCCCTTGTCTATCTTCTTATAAATgggttattttaattatgattataTAAGTTATCATGACAAGCATAATCAAAGCATTTTTACAAAGCATTCAGTAGGTTGTATGAATTAGTACTATAGTTTGGGTGACTGCAGAACGATGTGACCTGTTCTTAATTTTTTGTCAAATTTATTTAACCATCTTTACTCCCTATATATGCCAATTATGGTTATTGTCTTTTCCCCTATGTGGCATGGCTAAGAATTTGAGTATCTTgcgaaaaaacatatatatcaatCTATCATAAACTCTACAGACAGTTATTTGGGCTAAACTAGACACTATAATCCATATACAATCTTCTCGCATGCTACCCCTTCATCCAAACTGCTCCCTACTTTGTAtttcgtctctctctctctctctctctctcatgtTTTTTATAATGTTCCGTCATCTCCAAATTATGGAATCCATTGTGGAAGTTGTTCTCCTATGGTTGGTAGTTCTCTCAGTTTACCTTCTAACTTTGCTGAATGCAGGTTTAATGAATGCTTCGATTGTGGACCTGCAGCAAAGTCTATTGTTCCTAAGTTCAGAGTGTTCTCAAAGCATGTTCCCACACATACCGGCTTCAAAGTGCCATAATTTGAGGTAAAGTCAGCTCTACTTATTTTTAAATAGGATAAAAAGATTGTGCTTATTAACCATGAAAATCGGATATTAATTGTGGTGATATGTCATTTATAGATCAATCTTCTGGTTGTTGGAGCTATATTCTTCAAGGGTATTAGAAGCTTTCTTTTCATACTGAACAGCTCACTTGGCGCTTTTCTTTTGGTTCGTATTGCAACTACTCTTCATTATAAAACCTTTATTTTGGTTATTACTGTGCAAAAGGATAATCATTGAACCCTATGTTTTCAGATCGTCCACCAGCTGAGTGCTACTCccatcttttattcttttacatGACTTCTACAACCACGATGTAGAGACACAAATTTGCTCAACTTCTTTTTATCAAGTTTACACTAGTTCCAACAACACATCTCTACTCTTTGTTAAATTGTTTCTAGGGTATATATTGCATGATTTGGTTCAAACCTTTATATATAAACGCTGAATGTGGTTTTTTGTAGAATTTGGCATTGGAGGACTAATTTTTTCCTTTGGGATGAAAAGCTCTACTTCAAGAAGAGTGGTAAATAAAAAGAAGCTTTCTAAACCAAATGCACACTGATTGAATATGTTTAGCACATGAATTTGCATTATATTGGTGGCTTCTGCAATAGTGCAACTTATTACCTTCCGTTTTCAGGATACAATTCATAAAGGAACGCCGTTCTTTTGACTCTTTGGTTCCGAGCAGCTACTCCTGGAAATATGTCTTTGTATCTTACAATATATTATAAGATTGAAGACATATCGATTGCTATGTGATATCGCACTTTACATACACATCATATGTTGGAAAAGctatgaaaattatattaacaGCGGGAATCATCATCTTCCACGACATGTTCGAGGCTTCCCCATTTTGTGGGTACTCTtctaacttattatatatacagaTCCTACATTTGATTCCATAACTCTTTGAGTTATCGTATTATGATTCCATAGTATATATACAGACCCTACGTGGTTGTAGTAAAAGTTCTCGTTCTGGctggttttcaaaacatttgcaTTGCATGTATATCCACACAAAGTTCGGGAAAGTATTCATTATGTAAAAGAGAAGTTGCAATAAGTCATCTCATTCCAAATTTgtcaaataagacaagattgaTTAATTGATATGAAAACAGTCTATGCACAAGTagtataaaattttgaattcttgaaaagTAAAGCATGAGATCATCTTCCACGACATGTTCGAGGCTGCCCCATTTTGCGGGTACTCCTCTAAGTTAGTATACATACAGATCCTACATTTGATTCCATAACCTTTGAGttataatattatgttttcttttactttatGATCTTCAAGACAGATGTTTAAATAAAAGTATTAGCAGTCTCACCATCTAACTTTTCATGATATACTATGTAGATTTACCATATGAAAGTGGGGCTATCGCATCAAACCATAGAAGGAAAGGAGAAGCCCTTGCTATATATGGTTTAACAGAATATGGTGATGAAATTGATGTTATTGCTCCAGCTAACATTAATATGGAGATGAAATTGATGTTATTGCTCCAGCTAACATTCTGAAGCAAATATTTAAGATCCCATACTCTAGGGCTCGCCTTTCGATTGATGTGCATCGCATTGGGCAGTCTCTCATATTGGATACAAGGTGTATTGGATATCCGTAAGGATGACTTTGCTTTCTGTTATATTCCTCGTGATGTggtttttttgataaattaagGCTGGCTTGGTCCAGGTTATATGAATCTCTATCAAATCAAATaggaaaaatttatatatcatgttaacgaaaaaagaaacaagcgGGCCAAAAGCtgtttgtattgtatttgtcaatacataaaacttataaaaatagtAGAATTACATGctatatactaataaataaaatttatctgGATTTATAGAATTTAGTGTTGAATTTCTATTTATTGGATTTAGTTTTTGTGTAACACGGGCTTAGCACCCTCATAGCACAATTCAAGACGGGTAATATGCTTGGAGCTTACTTGGGTTTACCCGAATTTCAAAATTTGCAAATTTTGTACAACTCGTGTGATAAAGATGATTACAAGAATTCCCTTCTTCTAGtattaatctttttttatttttatctatataagaATGAAATTGAGATTTCATGCATTGGAGTTCTGTTGTGGGGGACTTTTGACCTATCTTCATTTAAGTGAACCCTTTTATTTTACTTCCATAATCTAGAAACATTTGTCTTGTGCCTTTGATAGGTCTTTATAACGAGAAAGTCAGTAAAAATGATGTGAGAAAATCCTTTTTCATGGCTTtaccaaaatttaaatttaggtAGATGATGAATGAAGGGTTGTTGCTGCTAGCTACCATATTACTAATGATACATGTAGGAGGTGTCAAACTAAAACtgtatttgttttctttttgtatcAAGTTTATTTGTTGCCTTTTGATATTTCAGATTGCTCTTAAACATTCAGTTCTTTAATCATATTTAGTGGTAGGCTTCTTTTATTGCAAATTTTAAACGTACATCACATTACCTTTTGGACTCCAGTATCGGTTGCctgatgattatgatgaagaaGGTTGTGTCAAccaagagaaaagaaagaggaCGTGCTTTAAAGTTTTCATACATATGATGTTTCCTATCGGtcttaatatgatatttttatcttttattcttgGATCTGTTTCACAACGTAAAGAGCAAGCATGAAAAAGGTCAAAAGAAGGTGCTTTGACTGGGCCGAGGCAATGCCTATGtggtttcagttttttttttaacagtttgTCTTTTTTTATCAACTTTACTTCCATACATGCTTAAAGATAGTTGCTGCTGCTACTTCCAGTTGTTCGATATTTCTACACGTTTAATCCCTGGTTTGAgtacttcatgttttcttttgttcaGTCAAAGGATACTACAGAATCCACGCGTTGCTGGTATCACTTCAAATCATGGAGCCAGAAGGGGTACAGATCGGAGATCCCTATGCTTGACAGTTGACATGGTGAAGAGAGGGACGAAGGAAGTAATATTAGTCTTACACCTGCCATATCTCCTCTTTGTTGAGTTAGTATTATGCAGTGATATACACAATACACAAGTGCAAGTTTGGTTTAATTTACATATTCAAACAAAGAATTgaattatatctttttaatacAATACcaaataagtaataaatatcATTAATTCATTTGTGATAATAGAGAGAAGGCTGCAAGTATAATTGAAGTTGGAATTGTGGCTATTAGTTACAGATGATACAAGAGCTAAAGGCTGTAGAATTTGGTAAGCTTGCAGAGATTATTGAAAGTTGCAGTCTCGTAGGATGGGGTAACAGATCCGTATCTAAAATTTCTCAACTTTTATAATATGAAAATTGATAAACACAAAAAACCCACCCAACTAAAAGTTGAAAGTCAGTGCCACTCTAAACAATCCAAGGTTTGTTGATGAAGCTCTTTGTCTCCAGCTGCTACTACATTAAAACCTGCGTACAGGAAGAGTTGAAAGTCAGCGCCACTCTAAACAATCCAAGGTTTGTTGATGAAGCTCTTTGTCTCCAGCTGCTACTACATTAAAACCTGCGTACAGGAAGAGGATCATAACCAAAAATCAAGTAGAAAGCACTAGAAGCAGTAAAGATGTGCATGGCAATGCAACCGTGTAACGGATCAAAACGGTTAGCATTGTCCACTtttccttttctctttttaatatAGGTAATATGTCAGATATGATGTACATAGATTAGTAAAGAAACGAATAAAACGAATAAACGACTAATGAAATTGTAATCTTGTATACGTAAACTATACACTTGAGGTGATGTAGACCCATTTTCTTCTTAGcctttttatttaacataacTCAAACTGTCTATTTACAAGCAAATGGGTCAATAAATGCCACGTACAATGTAGATAGTTTATAGAGCCTGGTGCGTTGGCAAAATCTTACCAGCCAGAAATTTAGGGATAAGAATCTTACAAGATGCATTGTCGGTATGTAACCATATTACAAAATAGTGTACTTTAGAAAGAGATCGAGTTACTGGAATATTACTTTTTGCTTGTGAATTGGGTGAAGCTTCCCAGCTAAGGTGGTTCCCATTCCAATCAGTTATTACTCCACCAGCACCTTCTATCACCGGGATCAATGAGAGGAAGTCGTATGGCTGCAATGTGCACTACTATTACTATTTTACCAAAGTTAAGTTTTTCACATGGTACATATTATCTTCTATCTTGTGAGATTTATATATCAGCTAAGTTCATACAAATACCACAGAACTTAATCAAAACATTTATGACAAGGAATTTAGGGAACTAGTGAAGCATGTGTTTGAGTTATTGATTTCATCCTCAATGAAAATAAGAATCTTTCTAAGTTCTATGGTACATGGTTTGATTTGACTAACTGTAAATGCCCTTATAGAAGATGATGGAATACATAATGAAATGAAAACTTACCTTGAGACCAGACTCAACTACAAGATCCACGTGCCCAGAGGCCAGAAGTGCATATGCATAACAATCGCATCCATATAATGGCACTTTTACCTATGAGTCATGGATATTAACAAAGAAATGTAATCAGAATATATAAGTTAACTTCAAACACTACAGTGGTTAGAGGCATTTCTTATTcggtaaaagaaagaaaaaaaaaagtcaatagAACAGGTTTTTAATATGTGTGACTGCACACTTCAATGGTTATGGAAACTAAAATCAGATAATATTAATAGAAGTACAATAACAGACCTTATCTCTGACTCTCGCAAATGCCTCTACTGCATCTCCACTAAACAGATGTGGACTAGTTGTATACCTAAATAGAAAGGTAGGACATAAGAAGAAATACAGTGATGGGTTCCCTCTCATGTCGTTAatataacatgaaaaaaaagtcaaaattgcaTGTTACAATTAAACATCTTGAATGTTCAAACAAAAAGACATTCTTAACAATTCATACAGATATGCTTGTGAAAGTTTTGGACAGCTGCGAGTGGATATTTCTTCTCTGTTTAGTTTTGTGGTTCTTCCAGTTATACCAACCCATCTTTCTCGTAAAATAGGCTGATCAATGATGCCAAGAATCTGAATACGAAGCAAGAAAATATCAAAGACGCACAAGCATAAACCGAAGTTAAGATATTTACAGCCCAGGATTCCCcacaaaagaatatataaatacCATAATGAATTTTACAAACTTAATGCAAATGGCTCTCAATTTCTTTTAGAGGACATGTGCATCATGCTCAAGCATACAATGTGTGCTTATAATTCATAACTATGAACCGTAGAAAGATTCAAGTCCAAATAGATTTTGGAGGACAGCTACAAGTCGATAAACAATGGTCGCTGATAGATCTAGCTTTTTGGATTAGAAGGAAGCATATTGCAGCAGTTACACCATAACTAAATAGATTGAGAAAACATCATTCTCCAATCTCTATCCATGTAGATAGATGTAAATGAAGGCAATAAAAAGACAGACTTCCACTTTATGTTGTTCAAGCTTTTTACAAGATTTAATATTGCTAACAAGCAGAAAGTACATGAATGATCTTCTATATTTGGAAAGTAGGTTGTTTACAAGAAATTTGAGGGATAATAATATTCATACCGGTTTACCTCTGTGCAGTAGAGCAATGAGTGTGCCAAAAAGGGGCTTGCCTGAGTACAGCAACATAGCCACTTTAAATTTTGCCTAAGAATAAACGGCTAACTTGTTACATAAGATATCAAACAGAAATTTACCTGTAATAAAACTCTTTGTCCCATCTATTGGATCTAAAACCCACACATAATCTGCAGAATTCTCTTTACATTGCCAGCCATTTTCCTCTCCATAACTGCAATTAGATAAAGCAGTttccttcatttatttgagCAGCAACATGAACTAAATGAGATATGCATACATATCACCGGACATCAAGTACTGTGGTTTCACCCTCTCGTTTATATCCTCAGTAGGCTTCAGTGGCTAAGACATTGAAGGTCATGAATATTAAATGTCCAGTATTTGGCaggttatatatgtttaatgtcATTTAAGTTTTCTTAGGCCTCATCAGCTTCTGCAAGTAGGTTACTTTGATTTAGAATCATATACAAGTGGGGCCTGTCATTTGAAATATGATTATAATTCTTCAAGATTTCAACTTTGATGGAGCATTTCCATAAAATAATGGAAATTTACATTCTGTCACTGCCTACTTCCTACATCCCTATGAAAACACCAACCAATAAACCTCTGCCATTTAACTTTGTTTAGTAAAATCATAAGGTTTCATATAAAATGATACAAATTAAATCTACAAACAATTTGCTGATACATTTGATCTATATGTAGAAATAATATGGAAAAAGGTATGAAACAAAGCACAACGAATATGACGCAAAATAACATCTTCCACCAAACTATAGAACAACAGAATCTTGCTTCACTACAAGTATAGTTTGGGAAATATAAGCAGAATTCTTGATTATCGTCAAGATAGCAATTAACACCGCGATAGGGGATGACACTTACATAGCATGAGACGGAAAACTTTCTTGTATGATCAGAGTCATAGCTTCCTCTGCAGCTCTATCGGCTATCGTTACCGGACCTTCAAATATACATCACGATTACATTCTCAAACTGAACCAAATATTTCAATTCCAATTATTTCTTCGAATTTATCCACAATACAAACCAGCAGCCAGCCAAAttttatttcttccaatttaaaaaagtcaaagtcaacacaAAAAAGTCAAAGTAACATAGCACAAATCAGGTACATCAAATCACAAAAACTATAACACAACAAATCCAAATTTCAATGACTTCttcattttatacaaaaaaaactcatccaaatttcatttcttcaaaaacaaaagtcaaagtcaaactagctAAAAATAATGtgtaaaaaaaacaattcaCAGCATAAGTTCTTTTTTTCGAACATTAACACCACATATAAAGTCAAAAGAAATGAATGcatatatgtacgtatataCAGTAGTATAAAAATAGAAACTAACTTAAATCAGGTTTATCAACAATATCAAATCTTTTGCGGAAATATTTCCGGATGACGTCACCGGAAGCATCAGCTAATCTGTCAGCAACGGTTTCAAAATGATCGAGGTCCTCCGAATCACGGTGGTCGGTAACGGCGTTGGAAAGTGTGGATTTTGGTGTGGTCATAGAGATGGATATGGGAGGTGGTTTAGTGAAGAAAGGTTTTAGGGTTAatgatttttttgaaattaatgatgatgataaagatGGATTGAAGTCAATTAAATTAGATGAGATTAAATAAGAAGAACCAGAATTAGAATTAGGGTTAATTGATAAAGATAGAAAGTGAGATTGTTGGAGCATTTTTGTTGGTTGGTGGCGGGaaagtgaaaaagaaaagaaaaggggtTTTTGGTTGAGGTTGATTGCGAGAGAGAGAGTCACGGAGTGTGATAATTTTGGCTTTAAGCGGTTGGCTAAATATTTAGGGGGGAAGGAGTGGGGCTTGGGTTCCCCTAACCCGATCGGTAACACCATTTCCAGGTATCGGCTAAGACTCGGGTAGGGTAATTTCGGGTATGACTTTGGTTTGTGAAGCCGATTGTTgggtatgttttcttttttttttttgtttgacctTTAGCTGTTGTATGCGTATGGCTTTAGATTGCAGGAGCCAAAATGGAGAAGATAACAAACTTTGACAAAGGTCAAGTTTAGTCCCTCTAGTTTTAaagttttgtaaatatatatataataataatattataaactttaagtttaaacatttttagtCCCTGCggtttttatatattgtttttttaaagtgttatttactaatgtatttttttttaagtataatgtaatgttttattaagttttaaataaaatgtttagttaaattattggtgtaataaaaaaaatgaatttgggTAAGTTTAATGAATTGGGTATGTATTTCAAGTAATTTGGATAAGAATTGGGTAGTCGTGAGTTGGAGGGTATTGATTAGGTGAAGGATTAGGTAAAGTAGCAAACTCTACAACCACTCCCTCTCCACCCTTAATGGcaacaaaacaaaatatgagTCGTGGATCAACATTCGGTTCGGAATATAGTACAGAAACTTAAGTGGGCTATGGTTAGAGTAGTGAAATTAGAGCTTGAAAATAAAGTTAGAAGAACGCTTAATTTCAATCTTTTTCATATgagttataattttaaaaactttttgagACTTACAAAAGTTTTTTAGACTGAAAATTTAAACCTTTTGAGACTTATAAGAGTTTTTTCCTGAAAattttgacttcaaatgtgTATTCAAACAACATTATTATCTTAAAAAGAagttatttgaatatatattcaaaCATAACTATTATTTTAAACAAGAATTTTATTTCACTCGGAATATCTaagttaaagaaaatgatttatcctcctAAAAAGTTAACCTAAAAATCATTCTAATAACTTTAAATAGTGACATGTAAAcaccactaattttctttcctaacaTCACCAACAtcacccctgattttttcaGGTGTCCTCAATATAAAGAGAAACAATCATTTCCTTTTAGTTAATTCCATGTGATTACTATTCACAATCAACTAAcatatgaaagaaagaaagttaataaaaactttattattaaaacatcGGGGCTGCTTTTAAGCTCCTTAAAGCCCATTATCAAACAGACTCTACGCAATTGTATGTAACTATTTTAATGAGGTTGAATTCTTGTTAAGAGGTTTAACGTCAATACAACTGCTTTTGTCACTAACTTAGGTAAGACGAGCCTACAAAACGGAAACAACAAAaccaaaatgtttgtttttggaGTATTCAACAAccagaaaaataagaaaactacTAGACCGAACTGCTCAGGCCAATCATGTCCTGGTCCAGGTTCCAATTCCAAGTCTTTAGTTCAGGCCGGTTTCGGGCTGTTTCTTCAACGTACATTAGTTTACACCAATAAAGATCATTATGAAACCAAAAGCAACGTTTATACAACTGAAAACCAAAATAGTAACACAACCATTAACTTAACACATACGACTTCCAATTCGTAAAATCAACTGTAAACTACGTAGTATGTACTAGCACGAACACAAATAAGAACTTAACATCAACTATATATGTTAATGTTTCAGTGGTGTCCGGGAAGTTTATCCTTGATCTTATCCATCAAACCCTTCTTCTCATGTTCTTCCTCACGGTGCTCCACATGAACGTGCTCGGGTTTCGGTTCACCTATCGGTCCGGCCGGTGTGGTAACGGTTACTTTCGTGGTGGCGGTATACACTTTCTCAGGAAGTACTTGTTCCTGCTCATCCTTGTTTTTATGTCCTGGAAGCTTTTCCTTAATTTTTTGCATCAATCCTTttttcttcctcctcctcacTCCTTCTCGGTTGTCGTTTTCCTCAGACTGATGATGATATTCAAAAACCAAAGCAACAAATCGTCAAGTatatgcacttgtggaagaacaCTACAAAGTCTTTTATCTATGAAAATTCTGTAGTTCAACAGAAGAAAGACCATACATGACGTACAAATTATTAGTCTTCTCCACATTTAAAAGAGCATGTTATTTTTGCTATAAGAGCACCCCAATGGATGTACCCAATACTAGCTAATACATTGTCACATTAGCGCCACATCAGAAAAACCTCCTTCCAATACATTTTCCTCAATTCACACCCAATACCCAATACATCCAATACATTCCAATATACCTCTTCTCATGCAcccacaaacatatatacataaaggaaaataaatataaaaaaaataaaaaggccAAAAACTCTTAAATACGTTCGTATTCCCCACCACAATTAGCTTCCAATACGCTTGAATACAATGCACACCCAATGGTGTGCACCATATTCAATGGTGAATACATTCCAATATGGCACACATTAGGGGTGCTCTAATACTTCTAGAAAGGCACAACTCTGTTCTTTTTCCTCACACTTCTCTTTGTAGGAAATTAGGCTTTCTTATAACctataaaaagtatatactcACAAATCTGTGTGAATTTATAACCTTGAACCTCCTTTTGGCTGGTGAGTCAATTTCTTAGAAAGGCATATATTCACAAATTTGTGTGAATTCAAACTAAATCACTAATTcactatatatgtgtgtaagCATAATTATCTGTTCTAGTCCGTCCAGTCGTTTGGAAATTGCAcatattttgaatttcaaatggTGACTCGtcattcttttaaaaaagaatCTAAAGCAATTAATTATATCGACACAAATTAAGTTTGTCAAGGCTTTATACGGTATTTAATTTCTTTCTCCGGGTACCCGTGGTCCGGCCCTtcgctgtttaaaaaaaaaaactaacaggggaattgttaaataaaacatgcagtacctatctctATGTAAAATTTAACGGAGGATTATGTGAATTTCagggttttttttatgtttatcaaattcaaaggtttaatttataactttttttaacacaaaaagtacctaagataggtaaagAGGTGCCGTACGGATTAATTCCGGTAACTAATATTATAACTATCTTCTAGAGTGGTTATAAACTTGGGCCTAATTAGATCACTAATTAAATAGCACATACTAGAAAGGTCTCATGTTCGAATCGCGCTAAATAACATGCATCTTAAAGGTTAGAAACAGTCAAGCGATTCCCGAGTTAGGGTACATTATTATAGTCGAAAGGAATCAGCTTAATTAAAGCTAAACCTGAATAGCGAAAAGCTAaga
This genomic window contains:
- the LOC122599474 gene encoding bifunctional phosphatase IMPL2, chloroplastic; protein product: MVLPIGLGEPKPHSFPPKYLANRLKPKLSHSVTLSLAINLNQKPLFFSFSLSRHQPTKMLQQSHFLSLSINPNSNSGSSYLISSNLIDFNPSLSSSLISKKSLTLKPFFTKPPPISISMTTPKSTLSNAVTDHRDSEDLDHFETVADRLADASGDVIRKYFRKRFDIVDKPDLSPVTIADRAAEEAMTLIIQESFPSHAIYGEENGWQCKENSADYVWVLDPIDGTKSFITGKPLFGTLIALLHRGKPILGIIDQPILRERWVGITGRTTKLNREEISTRSCPKLSQAYLYTTSPHLFSGDAVEAFARVRDKVKVPLYGCDCYAYALLASGHVDLVVESGLKPYDFLSLIPVIEGAGGVITDWNGNHLSWEASPNSQAKSFNVVAAGDKELHQQTLDCLEWR
- the LOC122598802 gene encoding late embryogenesis abundant protein-like — protein: MADIIDEHGNPIQLTDEQGQQVRLTDEHGVPMHLTGVAQPMTAVGKDDALGGGQAVMGGGDVGGDKHQLGKTGSSSGSGSSSSEENDNREGVRRRKKKGLMQKIKEKLPGHKNKDEQEQVLPEKVYTATTKVTVTTPAGPIGEPKPEHVHVEHREEEHEKKGLMDKIKDKLPGHH